A single window of Aphidius gifuensis isolate YNYX2018 linkage group LG1, ASM1490517v1, whole genome shotgun sequence DNA harbors:
- the LOC122856961 gene encoding transmembrane protein 268 isoform X2, with the protein MSSPTPQDTTDSGVDKPKTWVQFEEEEEPSGTALPPPPLAPPKRSSTPDNTLQKNHETNETITVNIDNIVNDNDDNNIKSNNEYSGAVITTESVQLNLDRSGLSRSISPDSPDNNVPNELRVPEPKSASLKTIDLRGNTNGRNDINTVISTPIGNIRRGFANGDTIVTLLPVNTRWPWVTPAKFRPELVPEELMAQGLTLTVEDYVHIMELLVNDVRFNMYNICYKRILIVWIFTAFVILLGLLFSGVTGLTLFALGIIWLIMNSAAIFLCMFIKIKLNHNLERCMAQVNKHLLRHKIILGLDDRGKLSCHKVNLCFIYFDTTDCIKKLQEVIEREEREGRVIGGEETSEAQRKRQELQQRMDIDDSDIVIQGSSTTRVSRKQERAEMLLLRYASRWARCFIRHRLDLIIDSHERRTIVGSTVPPRHCVSARCPCQYIEEHLKYKPKAGQKVDQNISVLSQNLTVNT; encoded by the exons atgagctcACCAACGCCTCAAGACACAACAGATTCAGGAGTTGATAAACCAAAAACATGGGTACAatttgaagaagaagaagaaccaTCTGGTACAGccttaccaccaccaccactagcACCACCAAAACGTTCATCAACACCTGACAatacattacaaaaaaatcatgaaacaaatgaaacaataacagttaatattgataatattgtcaatgataatgatgataataatataaaatctaaTAATGAATACAGTGGTGCTGTTATAACAACTGAATcagtacaattaaatttagataGATCAGGTTTAAGTCGTTCAATATCACCTGATAGTCCAGATAATAATGTGCCTAATGAATTACGTGTACCAGAACCAAAAAGTGCCTCATTAAAAACCATTGATTTACGTGGTAATACTAATGGAAGAAATGATATTAATACTGTTATAAGTACACCAATTGGTAATATTAGAAGAGGTTTTGCAAATGGTGATACAATTGTTACATTATTACCTGTTAATACAAGATGGCCTTGGGTTACACCAGCTAAATTTCGTCCAGAACTTGTTCCAGAAGAGCTTATGGCACAGGGACTAACT CTAACTGTTGAAGATTATGTACATATTATGGAACTTTTAGTTAATGATGTACGttttaatatgtataatatttgttaCAAAAGAATACTTATTGTATGGATATTTACTGCATTTGTAATACTTCTTGGTCTTTTATTTTCTGGTGTAACTGGTTTAACATTATTTGCACTTGGTATAATATGGCTAATAATGAATTCAgcagcaatatttttatgtatgtttattaaaattaaattaaatcataatttGGAAAGATGTATGGCACAagttaataaacatttattacgtcataaaattattcttgGTCTTGATGATAGAGGAAAATTATCATGTCACAAAGTtaatttgtgttttatttattttgatacaaCTGATTGTatt aaaaaattgcaAGAAGTTATTGAGAGAGAAGAACGTGAGGGTCGAGTTATTGGAGGTGAAGAAACTAGTGAAGCACAACGTAAAAGACAAGAATTACAACAACGAATGGACATTGATGACAGTGATATTGTCATTCAGGGTAGTTCAACAACACGAGTATCTAGAAAACAG GAACGGGCGGAAATGCTGTTGCTGAGATATGCATCAAGATGGGCACGTTGTTTTATCAGACACAGACTtgatttgataattgattCACATGAAAGAAGAACCATCGTTGGATCAACTGTTCCACCTCGTCATTGCGTCTCCGCCCGTTGTCCTTGTCAATATATTGAGGAACATCTGAAATACAAGCCCAAAG CTGGACAAAAGGTGGATCAAAATATATCTGTACTTTCACAAAATCTCACTGTAAATACttga
- the LOC122857333 gene encoding snake venom serine protease CL2-like, giving the protein MTITIWIMSLSIFSISLAKNADKLTGGTRIRIEDYPHYASVRHRGHHICGGSIITPSHILTSASCVVYESMVVTGNLQVLIGSTSIFSDEPSSSLHEISFIIYHEDYSARNYWIHDIAILKLESPIFFSSIRSKIDLPDRRISARSIVRVIGWNEFLIPQNSEAKYLHMVSMKINSYAECHQIIQDNPGVHFYYHACASTILSNEAITLGDSGGAVIYKSQVVGVISVQIPISRGKSPVLITKVFDYIEWINKIIDKV; this is encoded by the exons ATGACGATTACAATATGGATAATGTCTCTCAGTATTTTTT caATTAGTCTTGCAAAAAATGCTGACAAATTAACAGGTGGTACAAGAATAAGAATTGAAGATTATCCACATTATGCTAGTGTTCGCCATCGAGGCCATCATATTTGTGGTGGAAG tATCATCACACCTTCCCATATTTTAACAAGTGCCAGTTGTGTTGTATATGAGTCAATGGTGGTAACAGGAAATCTTCAAGTTTTAATTGGATCAACAAGTATATTTTCCGATGAACCATCAAGTTCTCTTCATGAAATaagctttattatttatcacgAAGATTATTCAGCCAGAAATTACTGGATTCATGACATTGCCATTCTCAAA tTGGaatcaccaatttttttttcatcaatacgTTCAAAGATTGATTTACCAGACCGTAGAATTTCAGCTAGATCAATAGTTAGAGTTATTGGCtggaatgaatttttaatccCACAAAATTCAGAAGCAAAATATCTTCATATggtttcaatgaaaataaattcatatgcAGAATGTCACCAAATCATTCAAGATAATCCAggtgtacatttttattatcatgcaTGTGCATCAACAATTCTTTCAAATGAAGCCATCACATtg gGTGACAGTGGTGGTGCGGTTATATACAAATCACAAGTTGTTGGAGTTATTTCTGTTCAAATTCCAATATCAAGAGGAAAGTCTCCAGTACTCATTACAAAAGTTTTTGATTACATAGAGTggattaataaaatcattgacaaagtgtaa
- the LOC122857124 gene encoding tetratricopeptide repeat protein 19 homolog, mitochondrial isoform X2, with amino-acid sequence MTIKRSILLIQKGEYKKAEQMLHVALRQAQSIQSYDGVTYVYDVMANLAFEVGDIKKSKKLFTSVMQRLLSTGTMENDVKIIHMSLKMAKLCESSGEPEKAEDGYLFCLKHIQDHAKLTPDDEDILILWAMTLDWYAKMLLSQSRLSEALDYYLEAYQLCLKVNGKQHQQTVVLLNDLGTTYCLLGQHDQALDYLFEAIEIGKQIPDMQDLSSIYVNLGNVYLKKSMHNEAKQNCTKALTLSKKNNDDETKIQANYCLDEVNKLLK; translated from the exons ATGACAATTAaaagatcaattttattgatacag aaaggtgaatataaaaaagctGAACAAATGCTTCATGTTGCATTGAGACAAGCCCAATCAATACAGAGTTATGATGGTGTAACATATGTTTATGATGTAATGGCAAATTTAGCATTTGAAGTtggtgatattaaaaaatctaaaaaattatttacatctgTTATGCAAAGATTATTATCAACTGGTACAATGGAGAatgatgttaaaataattcatatgaGTTTAAAAATGGCAAAACTTTGTGAATCATCTGGAGAACCTGA gaAAGCTGAAGatggatatttattttgtttaaaacacATACAAGATCATGCTAAATTAACACCAGATGACGAGGATATATTGATACTTTGGGCAATGACACTTGATTGGTATGCTAAAATGCTATTGTCACAATCAAGATTAAGTGAAGCATTGGATTATTATCTTGAGGCTTATCAATTGTGTCTTAAAGTTAATGgtaaacaacatcaacaaactGTTGtacttttaaatgatttaGGAACAACTTATTGTCTTCTTGGACAGCATGATCAAGcacttgattatttatttgaagctATTGAAATTG gaaAACAAATTCCAGACATGCAAGACTTGAGTTCAATTTATGTTAATCTTGGTAatgtttatctaaaaaaatcaatgcaCAATGAAGCCAAACAAAATTGTACAAAAGCTCTAactttatctaaaaaaaataatgatgatgaaaccAAAATTCAGGCAAATTATTGTCTTGATGAGGTCaataaattactaaaataa
- the LOC122856961 gene encoding transmembrane protein 268 isoform X1 — MSSPTPQDTTDSGVDKPKTWVQFEEEEEPSGTALPPPPLAPPKRSSTPDNTLQKNHETNETITVNIDNIVNDNDDNNIKSNNEYSGAVITTESVQLNLDRSGLSRSISPDSPDNNVPNELRVPEPKSASLKTIDLRGNTNGRNDINTVISTPIGNIRRGFANGDTIVTLLPVNTRWPWVTPAKFRPELVPEELMAQGLTLTVEDYVHIMELLVNDVRFNMYNICYKRILIVWIFTAFVILLGLLFSGVTGLTLFALGIIWLIMNSAAIFLCMFIKIKLNHNLERCMAQVNKHLLRHKIILGLDDRGKLSCHKVNLCFIYFDTTDCIKKLQEVIEREEREGRVIGGEETSEAQRKRQELQQRMDIDDSDIVIQGSSTTRVSRKQERAEMLLLRYASRWARCFIRHRLDLIIDSHERRTIVGSTVPPRHCVSARCPCQYIEEHLKYKPKGYPAGYTWCAYLSDPLVRWHPAEYDIRN; from the exons atgagctcACCAACGCCTCAAGACACAACAGATTCAGGAGTTGATAAACCAAAAACATGGGTACAatttgaagaagaagaagaaccaTCTGGTACAGccttaccaccaccaccactagcACCACCAAAACGTTCATCAACACCTGACAatacattacaaaaaaatcatgaaacaaatgaaacaataacagttaatattgataatattgtcaatgataatgatgataataatataaaatctaaTAATGAATACAGTGGTGCTGTTATAACAACTGAATcagtacaattaaatttagataGATCAGGTTTAAGTCGTTCAATATCACCTGATAGTCCAGATAATAATGTGCCTAATGAATTACGTGTACCAGAACCAAAAAGTGCCTCATTAAAAACCATTGATTTACGTGGTAATACTAATGGAAGAAATGATATTAATACTGTTATAAGTACACCAATTGGTAATATTAGAAGAGGTTTTGCAAATGGTGATACAATTGTTACATTATTACCTGTTAATACAAGATGGCCTTGGGTTACACCAGCTAAATTTCGTCCAGAACTTGTTCCAGAAGAGCTTATGGCACAGGGACTAACT CTAACTGTTGAAGATTATGTACATATTATGGAACTTTTAGTTAATGATGTACGttttaatatgtataatatttgttaCAAAAGAATACTTATTGTATGGATATTTACTGCATTTGTAATACTTCTTGGTCTTTTATTTTCTGGTGTAACTGGTTTAACATTATTTGCACTTGGTATAATATGGCTAATAATGAATTCAgcagcaatatttttatgtatgtttattaaaattaaattaaatcataatttGGAAAGATGTATGGCACAagttaataaacatttattacgtcataaaattattcttgGTCTTGATGATAGAGGAAAATTATCATGTCACAAAGTtaatttgtgttttatttattttgatacaaCTGATTGTatt aaaaaattgcaAGAAGTTATTGAGAGAGAAGAACGTGAGGGTCGAGTTATTGGAGGTGAAGAAACTAGTGAAGCACAACGTAAAAGACAAGAATTACAACAACGAATGGACATTGATGACAGTGATATTGTCATTCAGGGTAGTTCAACAACACGAGTATCTAGAAAACAG GAACGGGCGGAAATGCTGTTGCTGAGATATGCATCAAGATGGGCACGTTGTTTTATCAGACACAGACTtgatttgataattgattCACATGAAAGAAGAACCATCGTTGGATCAACTGTTCCACCTCGTCATTGCGTCTCCGCCCGTTGTCCTTGTCAATATATTGAGGAACATCTGAAATACAAGCCCAAAG GCTATCCAGCTGGATATACTTGGTGTGCTTACCTTAGTGATCCTCTTGTTAGGTGGCACCCAGCTGAGTATGATATCAGAAATtaa
- the LOC122856961 gene encoding uncharacterized protein LOC122856961 isoform X3 produces the protein MSSPTPQDTTDSGVDKPKTWVQFEEEEEPSGTALPPPPLAPPKRSSTPDNTLQKNHETNETITVNIDNIVNDNDDNNIKSNNEYSGAVITTESVQLNLDRSGLSRSISPDSPDNNVPNELRVPEPKSASLKTIDLRGNTNGRNDINTVISTPIGNIRRGFANGDTIVTLLPVNTRWPWVTPAKFRPELVPEELMAQGLTLTVEDYVHIMELLVNDVRFNMYNICYKRILIVWIFTAFVILLGLLFSGVTGLTLFALGIIWLIMNSAAIFLCMFIKIKLNHNLERCMAQVNKHLLRHKIILGLDDRGKLSCHKVNLCFIYFDTTDCIKKLQEVIEREEREGRVIGGEETSEAQRKRQELQQRMDIDDSDIVIQGSSTTRVSRKQGKSEQVLCRYIQRWAKDYLRRRLDWTVDEEGGNPSSPRHLSSALCPCQYVEEWLRNKPRIEGRDFCPRWSSFLRDQGI, from the exons atgagctcACCAACGCCTCAAGACACAACAGATTCAGGAGTTGATAAACCAAAAACATGGGTACAatttgaagaagaagaagaaccaTCTGGTACAGccttaccaccaccaccactagcACCACCAAAACGTTCATCAACACCTGACAatacattacaaaaaaatcatgaaacaaatgaaacaataacagttaatattgataatattgtcaatgataatgatgataataatataaaatctaaTAATGAATACAGTGGTGCTGTTATAACAACTGAATcagtacaattaaatttagataGATCAGGTTTAAGTCGTTCAATATCACCTGATAGTCCAGATAATAATGTGCCTAATGAATTACGTGTACCAGAACCAAAAAGTGCCTCATTAAAAACCATTGATTTACGTGGTAATACTAATGGAAGAAATGATATTAATACTGTTATAAGTACACCAATTGGTAATATTAGAAGAGGTTTTGCAAATGGTGATACAATTGTTACATTATTACCTGTTAATACAAGATGGCCTTGGGTTACACCAGCTAAATTTCGTCCAGAACTTGTTCCAGAAGAGCTTATGGCACAGGGACTAACT CTAACTGTTGAAGATTATGTACATATTATGGAACTTTTAGTTAATGATGTACGttttaatatgtataatatttgttaCAAAAGAATACTTATTGTATGGATATTTACTGCATTTGTAATACTTCTTGGTCTTTTATTTTCTGGTGTAACTGGTTTAACATTATTTGCACTTGGTATAATATGGCTAATAATGAATTCAgcagcaatatttttatgtatgtttattaaaattaaattaaatcataatttGGAAAGATGTATGGCACAagttaataaacatttattacgtcataaaattattcttgGTCTTGATGATAGAGGAAAATTATCATGTCACAAAGTtaatttgtgttttatttattttgatacaaCTGATTGTatt aaaaaattgcaAGAAGTTATTGAGAGAGAAGAACGTGAGGGTCGAGTTATTGGAGGTGAAGAAACTAGTGAAGCACAACGTAAAAGACAAGAATTACAACAACGAATGGACATTGATGACAGTGATATTGTCATTCAGGGTAGTTCAACAACACGAGTATCTAGAAAACAG GGTAAAAGTGAACAAGTACTCTGCCGTTATATACAGCGATGGGCTAAGGATTATTTACGTCGTCGTTTGGATTGGACAGTTGATGAAGAAGGTGGTAATCCATCATCACCACGTCATTTATCATCGGCATTATGTCCATGTCAATATGTTGAAGAATGGCTACGTAACAAGCCACGTATTGAAGGCAGAGATTTTTGCCCTAGGTGGAGCAGTTTTTTAAGAGATCAAGGCATTTAA
- the LOC122857124 gene encoding tetratricopeptide repeat protein 19 homolog, mitochondrial isoform X1, whose protein sequence is MTSLRNFFCLSKRLLKKQVVIKIVRTKTTLTYDDKSNFKNINKLFYNNNNNNDNNKSNDDKSKSRLFFMSGFSLFGILNFNEDDKVAEPELIMTIKRSILLIQKGEYKKAEQMLHVALRQAQSIQSYDGVTYVYDVMANLAFEVGDIKKSKKLFTSVMQRLLSTGTMENDVKIIHMSLKMAKLCESSGEPEKAEDGYLFCLKHIQDHAKLTPDDEDILILWAMTLDWYAKMLLSQSRLSEALDYYLEAYQLCLKVNGKQHQQTVVLLNDLGTTYCLLGQHDQALDYLFEAIEIGKQIPDMQDLSSIYVNLGNVYLKKSMHNEAKQNCTKALTLSKKNNDDETKIQANYCLDEVNKLLK, encoded by the exons ATGACGTccttgagaaattttttttgtttgtcaaaaagattattgaagaaacaagttgttattaaaattgttagaACCAAAACAACATTGACATATGATGACaaatctaattttaaaaatataaacaaactattttataataataataataataatgacaataataaaagtaatgatgataaatcaaaatcaagattattttttatgtcaggTTTTAGTTTGtttggtattttaaattttaatgaagatGACAAAGTTGCTGAGCCAGAACTCATAATGACAATTAaaagatcaattttattgatacag aaaggtgaatataaaaaagctGAACAAATGCTTCATGTTGCATTGAGACAAGCCCAATCAATACAGAGTTATGATGGTGTAACATATGTTTATGATGTAATGGCAAATTTAGCATTTGAAGTtggtgatattaaaaaatctaaaaaattatttacatctgTTATGCAAAGATTATTATCAACTGGTACAATGGAGAatgatgttaaaataattcatatgaGTTTAAAAATGGCAAAACTTTGTGAATCATCTGGAGAACCTGA gaAAGCTGAAGatggatatttattttgtttaaaacacATACAAGATCATGCTAAATTAACACCAGATGACGAGGATATATTGATACTTTGGGCAATGACACTTGATTGGTATGCTAAAATGCTATTGTCACAATCAAGATTAAGTGAAGCATTGGATTATTATCTTGAGGCTTATCAATTGTGTCTTAAAGTTAATGgtaaacaacatcaacaaactGTTGtacttttaaatgatttaGGAACAACTTATTGTCTTCTTGGACAGCATGATCAAGcacttgattatttatttgaagctATTGAAATTG gaaAACAAATTCCAGACATGCAAGACTTGAGTTCAATTTATGTTAATCTTGGTAatgtttatctaaaaaaatcaatgcaCAATGAAGCCAAACAAAATTGTACAAAAGCTCTAactttatctaaaaaaaataatgatgatgaaaccAAAATTCAGGCAAATTATTGTCTTGATGAGGTCaataaattactaaaataa
- the LOC122857324 gene encoding 40S ribosomal protein S3a, with translation MAVGKNKGLSKGGKKGLKKKIVDPFTRKDWYDVKAPSMFTTRQVGKTLVNRTQGTKIASEGLKGRVFEVSLADLQSDADAERSFRKFRLIAEDVQNRSVLCNFHGMDLTTDKLRSMVKKWQTLIEANVDVKTTDGYLLRVFCIGFTQKDQMSTRKTCYAQHSQVRNIRRKMVTIITDEITKCDLKGVVTKLIPDAIAKDIEKACQGIYPLHDVYIRKVKVLKKPRFELSKLLELHGDGGGKTGEVGETGSKVDRPEGYEPPVQETV, from the exons ATGGCTGTTGGTAAAAACAAAGGCCTCTCCAAAGGAGGCAAAAAAGgtcttaaaaaaaagat tgTTGATCCTTTCACCCGTAAAGACTGGTATGATGTTAAGGCACCATCAATGTTCACCACTCGCCAAGTTGGTAAAACTTTGGTCAATCGTACCCAGGGTACAAAAATTGCATCTGAAGGTTTAAAAGGACGTGTATTTGAAGTATCACTTGCTGATCTTCAAAGTGACGCTGATGCTGAAAGATCATTCCGCAAATTTCGTTTAATTGCTGAAGATGTACAAAATAGATCAGTACTTTGTAATTTCCATGGTATGGATTTAACAACCGATAAACTTCGTTCAATGGTCAAAAAATGGCAAACATTGATTGAAGCTAATGTTGATGTCAAAACAACTGATGGTTATTTACTTCGTGTTTTCTGTATTGGATTTACCCAAAAAGATCAAATGAGCACCAGAAAAACTTGTTATGCTCAACACtcacag gtacGTAACATCAGAAGAAAGATGGTTACAATCATCACTGATGAAATTACCAAATGTGACTTGAAAGGTGTTGTTACCAAATTGATTCCTGATGCAATTGCCAAGGATATCGAGAAAGCATGTCAAGGAATTTATCCACTTCATGATGTTTACATTCGTAAAGTTAAGGTTTTGAAAAAACCACGTTTTGAACTTTCAAAACTTCTTGAACTTCATGGTGATGGAGGTGGTAAAACTGGTGAAGTTGGTGAAACTGGATCAAAAGTTGATAGACCAGAAGGTTATGAACCACCAGTCCAAGAAACTGTTTAA
- the LOC122857515 gene encoding uncharacterized protein LOC122857515 codes for MFGNKKNNLSARPSLPTVEQISDDIRHSSASDVAFNILAKENTLKADLHFPTNVNDAENIYGKAKMYLDSTKRLKLLAENLKNEKDNLQLSYEEIVKLAQDIREQAKAVLIE; via the exons atgtttggaaataaaaaaaataatctttcaGCAAGACCAAGTCTTCCAACAGTTGAACAAATATCAGATGACATTCGTCATTCATCAGCATCTGATGTTGCCTTCAATATTCTAGCAAAAG aaaacaCACTTAAAGCTGATCTTCATTTTCCAACAAATGTCAATGATGCtgaaaatatttatggaaAAGCAAAAATGTATCTTGATAGTACAAAACGTCTTAAATTACttgctgaaaatttaaaaaatgaaaaagataatttacaattaagtTATGAGgaaattgttaaattagcTCAGGATATTAGGGAACAAGCAAAAGCTgttttgattgaataa
- the LOC122857087 gene encoding protein catecholamines up gives MSVGIKKIKVKPETWWSNRHALFVKLAIAAFILVVFLDLPTLCQSHDHHDHHHHHTDESPSFKYSKQANENVEKSHKHHHDHDHEHHHHEHKDTPKNNEEKSSVLLKAMGSTLLISAAPFVLLFFVPLDNSKEREPLLKVLLSFASGGLLGDAFLHLIPHALAPHSHGDHGSHDDHHHSHNHGEEEHSHGHDMSVGLCVLLGIIVFLIVEKAIRLIKGDHGHSHSVKPNDKNNKNSKTNNKDNKKEEIEDIKISGYLNLAADFLHNFTDGLAIGASYLAGDGVGYITTFTILLHEVPHEIGDFAILIQSGCSKKKAIWLQLSTAIGALCGTYVALLAEGMDAVVTSWILPFTAGGFIYIATVTVIPELLSDTKFWQSVKEVIALLLGVYMMVLIAQYE, from the exons ATGTCGGttggcattaaaaaaattaaagtaaagCCAGAAACTTGGTGGTCAAATAGACATgcattatttgttaaattagcaATTGCTGCATTTATATTAGTTGTTTTTCTCGACTTACCAACTCTCTGTCAATCTCACGATCAccatgatcatcatcatcatcatactgATGAATCACCAAGCTTCAAATATTCAAAACAAGCAAAtgaaaatgtagaaaaatcaCATAAGCATCATCATGACCATGATCATGAGCATCATCACCATGAACATAAAGATActccaaaaaataatgaagaaaaaagtaGCGTATTGTTGAAAGCAATGGGttcaacattattaatatcagCAGCTCcatttgtgttattattttttgtaccaCTTGATAATAGTAAAGAACGTGAACCATTGTTAAAAGTATTGTTGAGTTTTGCATCTGGTGGATTACTTGGTGATGCATTCCTTCATTTAATACCACATGCACTTGCTCCACATTCACATGGTGATCATGGCTCACACGATGACCATCATCATAGTCATAATCATGGAGAAGAAGAGCATTCACATGGACATGATATGTCTGTTGGATTATGTGTACTACTTGGAATAATTGTATTTCTCATTGTTGAAAAAGCAATAAGACTGATAAAAGGTGATCATGGACATTCACATTCTGTTAAaccaaatgataaaaataataaaaattcaaaaactaataataaagataataaaaaagaagaaattgaagatattaaaatatctGGTTATTTAAATCTTGCTGctgattttttacataattttactgaTGGTTTGGCTATTGGTGCTAGTTACCTTGCTGGTGATGGTGTTGGATACATAACAACTTTTACTATTTTACTTCATGAAGTACCACATGAAATTGGTGATTTTGCAATTCTCATTCAAAGTGGCTgcagtaaaaaaaag GCAATATGGCTTCAATTATCAACAGCAATTGGAGCACTTTGTGGTACTTATGTAGCACTTCTTGCTGAAGGAATgg ATGCTGTTGTTACAAGCTGGATACTTCCATTTACTGCTGGTGGTTTTATTTACATTGCCACTGTCACAGTTATTCCAGAGTTACTTAGTGATACTAAATTTTGGCAATCTGTCAAAGAAGTCATAGCTCTTCTACTAGGTGTTTACATGATGGTACTGATTGCACAgtacgaataa